The DNA window TATATATTCTTGGCAGCATGCATGACGGCGGTTCGAAACAGACGTTCGTCCTGAACTACACCGACGGGACATCGGCGAAGATCGTGACAGGTTTTTCAGACTGGTGGGGCGGCAATCCCATCTACGGCGAAGAAGCAGCCGTAGTGACGACGTACCATCATGAATCGGCCGGCGACAGGAAGCCCGGCGTGGCGCTTTATATGCAGACGCTCGAGCCGGACAAGAGCAAGATCCTCTCTTCGATCACCCTGCCCGCGGACAAGAGATTGAATATATTCGCGATCACCCTTGAGGGGGAGGCCTCTAACATTCCCTTGCCCGAGCCCGCTATAAGTAAGCCCGGGCCCAACTCATCGGTGGGCGGCGCCGTAAAGATCGCGGCGGAGGACAAGCAGGAAAATATAGCGAAGATCGATTATTCCGTGGACGGGGGAGAGTGGATGCCGATGTCGCCTTCGGCCGCAGGGACTTATACCGCCGAATGGGACACGTCAAAAGTGCCGGGGATAAATCATACGATAAGCGTAAAGGCGACCGATAAGATCGGGCAGATAAATATAAAAAGCATAGACGTGAGGGTCGTAAATAAGGTCACCATAGTATTCCCGTTCGACGGCGCCAGCATATATAAAATGGCTACTCTTATGGTCGAGCCGAGGGCCAACACGGAAGTCGATAAACTGGAGTATTCAATCGATAACGGCCGGTTTATCGAGATGACGCCGAATATGGGGCTCTACACGGCCGAGTGGAAGATAGACGAGGGGTATAAGCCCGGCTCAAGCCATACGCTGATGGTCAGGGAGAACGAGAAAGGCGGCGGGGTCACGATAGACACGGTCAAGGTAACGGCCGATACCGTCAAGATAATGATAGCGGAGCCGGTCAAGGGCCATACGATAAAGGTCGACAAGAACATAAGGGACTGGGTAGGCACCGCGCCGGCCCAGGAGAATACGGCGACTATCAGCGGAGGCGAATATATCTGGGAAGACGCCAAAGGCGACGATACCGGAAACGGGCATTACACTTATCCGACTAATAAAGCGCTGACTAAAGGCGCCGACCTTAGGGAATTCAGGGCCACATGGGACAACGAGAACCTGTACCTGATGATAAAATGCGACCGGCCCGGGGATTTCTGGACGCCTTACAGGATAATAGGCATAGACCAGGACGGCGCTAAAGGCGGCAAGGGCGGCACGCAGGTCCTTGCCCAGGGCGACGGGGACCAGGATACCGGCTGTTACGGTAATCTTAAGGTCTCGCCGGATTTGGCGTGCGAATATGTGATAGGGATATTCAATTCCTACAAGGGCCGGATCTGGGACGCGAAGGGGAGAACTATCGCCCGCAAAGAAGGAGATAGCAACGATACGCAGGGGTTCATGATCGACGACGCCAACTGGAACTCGGTCGAGGTCGCTATTCCTTTGAAACTCATCGGCGGAAGCCCTGCGGGCCATACGTGGAGGTTCGTTGTGGGGACCGGCCAGCAGGACAACGGAATTTTCAGGAAAGTGGATAAGGACGTGTCCGAGTGGCACGGCGGCGGGGGCGAGGCGAACAGCTCGAACCCGTACACTTACGACCTGGCAAGCCCGGACAGGAAGACGCAGGAATATGAGTTGAACAGCTACAAGAAGGACGGGGACTCTTCGGACCCGTCGACGTTCGCGGTAATAAACAGATCTTATCTTGCGGTCACTTTCAGCGACGAGGCAAAGTCCCCGTAAAGGGGGAGCGAAAAAGTAATTAAACCGGTACAAAAAGGAGGGCGGTAAAATGGGTAAAGTGGCGGTGCTGTTAGCGGTCGGATTGGTCTTTTCGTCTGTCTGTTTCGCCGAGGATGCGGTCACAGGGCATACTATCGCGGTCGACAAAAATATAAAGGACTGGACCGGCGTTGCTCCGGAGCAGGAGAACTCGGCAGCGGTAAGTAACGGCGAGTATATCTGGAAGGATGCCGCCGGCGACGATACGGGAAACGGGAAATACACTTATCCTTTGGATAAAGCGCTCAAGAAGGGCGCGGACCTGAAGGAGTTCAGGGTCACGTTCGACAAGGAGAACCTTTATATCCTGATCAAGACCGACAGGCCCGGAGACTGGTGGACCGGCTACAAGGTAATAGGGATACACAAGGAAGGCGTAGAGGGCGGCACGCAGGTCCTGGCCCAGGGCGATCCCGACGAATTAAATTTTGATTCGGGCACTTTCGCCAACCTGAAGGCCGCGCCGGCGTTATCCTGCCAGTATGTGGTGGCGGTCTCCTCGACTTACAAAGGCCGTATCTATGACGAGAAAGGCAAGATGATAGCGCGCAAAGAAGCGCAACCGGATGATACAGCCGGGTTCAAGGTTGACGATTTCAACTGGAACGCGGTAGAGATAGCGATCCCGTTAAGCCTCATCGGCGGAAGCCCGGCGGGCCAGACATGGAAGTTCATTGTGGCAGTCGGACAGCAGGATAACGATATTGCCCGTAAGGTACTTGTCGAACAGAGCCAGTATAACGGCGGCGGCGGGGCCGAGAACGGCGAAAATCCGAGCGCATATGACCTCGCAGGCGCCGATAAGGCTACGCAGGAGAAAGATCTCGGAAGTTATGATCCTAACGCGTCAGAGGGTGACCTGAAAGGGTTAGCGACGATCGAGAAGTCGTTCTTGACCGTTAATTTCGCGAAATAAGCCCGGCTCATCGTAAACAGGAAGGGCAGACATATGAAAAGAGTCCCCTACTTTCTTTTTTATATGTTCGTAGCGATGAGCGCCATCTTTTTTATGGATCAACGGATGGCAGGCGCTTTTTCCGGCCATCCGGTCCTTGTCGGCGGCGCGACCAACGATTGGATCGGGACGGCGCCGTCCGAACCCAACAGCTGGACGATAAGCGGCGGGGAATATATATGGAAGGACGGCGTGGGCGATGATACCGGTAACGGCAGTTATACCTATCCTCTCCAGAAGGCCCTGAAAGGCGGATGCGACCTAAGGGAGTTCAGGCTTACCTACGACGACAAGAACCTCTACTTATTGATAAAATGCGACCGGCCCGGGGATTTCTGGCCCCCTTTAAGGATAATAGGGATACATAAAGAGGGAATGGTGGGCGGAATGACCGTCCTGGCGCAGGGCGATGCGAATGAACCGAATTTTGATAAAGGAGTTTCCGCCAACCTGAAGGTCGCGCCCGAGTTAGCCTGCCAATACGTGATCGCTATATCATCCTCCGCATATAAGGGCCGGATATGGGATGCCGAAGGAAAACTTGTTGCCCGGAAAGAGGGCGAAAAGAACGATACTCCCGGTTTTAAAGTGGAAGGCGTAAATTGGAATCATGTCGAAGCCGCGATACCGCTGGAGCTGATAGGCGGCAGTCCGGCGGGACAGGTGTGGAAGGTCATTATCGCCATAGGCCAGCAGGATTTTGATGTCGCGCGCAAGATAGACGTGGACGCGAGCGAATGGAACGGCGGCGGCGGCGCGCCGAACAATTCCAATCCGTATATCTATGACCTGGCCGGCGCCGATAAAGAGACGCAGGAGAAAGAATTGGGAAGCTATAACCTTAATGCGCCGTTCGGGGATCCCGACGGATTCGCCGTTATAGCGAAATCATTCCTGAAAATCGATTTCAGCAATGAGGGTCCCGGTAAATTATCAAGGAGGGGTGAAAATGGCACGGAAACCGGTTTTTTATCTGGCGTTGGCGTCTTTTTTCCTGCTCTGCTCTCACGCTGAGGCGGCAGACAGGTACGGGCCTTTTTCCGGCCATTCGATAAAAGTGGACGGTTCGCTGGCCGACTGGGTTGGTGTAGCCCCGTCCAGCCCTAATACCGGCGCGATAAGCGGCGGCGAGTTCATCTGGAAGGACGCTTCAGGCGACGATACCGGAAACGGCAGCTATACCTATCCAAAGAATGCCGCCTTCGCAAGAGCCGCCGACCTGGAGGAATTCAGGGTAACGTGGGACAAGAAGAATGTTTATTTCCTGGTCAAGACGGCCATGCCCGGAGAATGGTGGGCCCCTTACCGCGTCATAGCCATAGATACGGACGGCGCCGGCGGAGGAGGGAAAGGGATGCAGGTCATACAGCAGGGCTATATTAATGCCGAGTCCGCCGATTCCGGCACGTTCGGAGAGTTGAAGGTCGACGATGCGACCGCGGCGAATTATGTAATAGCCATAGCGGGCACATACAAGGGGCGCATCTGGGACGAGAAGGGCAACCTTATCGCAAAGGCCGCCGGTGAAAGCACGGATACCCGCGGTTTCAAGATAAAGGATGCCAATGCTTGCGCAATCGAGATCCAGGTGCCGCAGAAGATAATCGGGGATCCTGCCGGGAAGATATGGAGATTCATCGTGGCCTGCGGCCTCGAAGACAAGGAGCGCGCCAGGGAGGTCTATAAGGTTGCCGACGAATGGCATGGCGGCGGAGGGGAATCCACGACAGCCGAAGACGGCGTAGACCCGGATTTTTATGACCTGGCCGGCCTCGAAAAGACCACGCAGGAGACGGAGCTTTCGAGCTACGGCTCCAACAAGGCGCCGGGAGACCCCTCGGGTTTCGCGGAGATAAAAAGGTCTTATCTGCAGGTAAAGTTCGCGCCGTATCCGAACGCGAAGAACCCGAAATAACCGCCGGTTTTTTTCCCCTTGACGGGGAGAATTTTTTACGGTATTATATGTTATCGGTAACATAAGATGAAGAAAGTCACCTTTAAAGAGATCTCCAGGATAGTCGGCGTGTCCCCGATGCACGTGTCGAGGGCCCTCGCAGGGCACCCTTACGTAAAGGAGGAGCTGCGCCGCGAGATATCCAAGGTAGCCAAGAAGCTCAACTACAGCATCAATCCCTTCGGCCGCGGCCTGTCCAAGAATATCCAGATGAAGGCCCGGATGATATGCGTCCTGACCAAATACGGGAACTTCTTCCGGACCGAGTATTTCGTCAACCTGATAGACGCGATCAGCAGCAATTGCAGGGCGAAGGGATACGACGTGATAATGGCGAGCCTCACGGACGATGAAAGCGGAAACATAAAGAGGCTCAAGAACCTGGTCAGTTATTATAAGGCGGGCATAATAGAGGGGTTCGTCTTCATCGCGCCGGACCTCGACGCCGCGGAAGGCTTTTTCCTGCGCGCGGAAAAGGTCAATTTTGTCTGCGCCGGCAGCAGGATAGAAGCGGCTACGAAATATGTCGACGTCGATAATTTCAGGGCGGGCTCCGAGGTCGGCGGCTATCTTATCCGGCTGGGCCACAGGAGGATAGCTTTTGTGAAAGGCCTCGAGAAGAGGCGCGATAGCCGGGAGAGGCAGCAGGGTTTCTTGAATGCCCTGACGGCAAGCGGGATCGCGCCGGACGAAGGCCTATTCATTTCCGGCGATTACAGTATTCCCGGCGGGAAGAAGGCGACAGCGGAATTGTTTTCGCGCAAGAAGAAGCCGGACGCGATATTTTATGCTAACGACCTTATGGCCTACGGCGGCCTCGAATTTTTCAAGGAAAAAAAGATAAGGGTCCCTCGCGAGATCTCTATCGTGGGTTTTGACGACCTCGCTGCGTCGTCTCGGACCGAGCCCCCGCTTACGACCGTGAGGCAACCTTATAAGGAGATGGGAGAGGCGGTCATGGAGGCCGTATCCCACCCGGAATTCGCTTCAAGGATGATAACGGCGAAATTAATAATAAGGAAGAGCTGCGACAAGCCAAGGAGAATTGGATGAGGACTACCGCGGGATACAGGATCGGTAACGACAACGAATTCATAATTGAAAATTACAACTATTCCAAGGCCTTTTCGAGTTTCCTGCCCGGCATAGCCGGCGTCGACGGCATCCCGATGTGGGTCTTTTACGTGAACAGGAACCAGGCGGTATGCAGCCTCGGCATAGAGAGCAAGGACCGCGCGATGATGGAATTTCTGCCCGCGAATTTCGCCTACCAGCTGGTCGGGACGCAGGGCTTCAGGACCTTTATCAAGATAATTGGCAAAAACGGTTTTACGCTGTATGAGCCGTTCAGGGTATACGAGAAAGAAGAGGGGTATATCCCGTCCCAGGTGATGGCTATTACCCCTTATTCCGTGACGCTAAGGGAGGTCCACGAGAAGCTGGGCATGAGCGTCGAGGTCAGGTATTGCAACGTCGTCCAGGAGCCGTTCCCCGGCCTCATAAGGCAGGTGGAGATAAAGAATATCTCCGGGAGGGCCGTGAAGATCGAGCTCCTCGACGGGATGCCGCAGGTGATACCCTTCGGGATGGACGATTCCAGCCTGAAGAAGATGAAATACCTCGTCAAATCCTTCAGTTACGCGGAAAACCTCGGGGAAAAGATACCTTATTTCCATATCAGGACGACCCATGAGGACGGCCCTGAGGTGGCCATGGTAAAGAGAGGCCATTATTACGCGTGCGTCAGGGTGGAGGGAGGCAAGGCTGAGTTGAAACGGCCCCTTATAGATGCCTCGCAGATCTTCGGAATTAGGAAGGACATGATCCTCCCCTCGCGCTTTAACGTGAGGTCGAAATTCATTTATGATACTAAGGGCGAACTGACCAGCGGGGAGTTCTCTTCGGCCATGTGCCATGAGGATGCGGCACTCAAGCCTTCGGAGACGCTCACTTTATACTGCGTCTGCGGCACCCTGGATTCTGTCGGCGGCACGAAAGAGGTGGCGCGCGCCCTCACCGCGGATTTCGCGGAGACGCAGCTCAAGAAAAACCGGACCGTCATCGAATCGATCATGGGCTCTTCCCTGGTCATAAGCGAAGACGAGAAGTTTGACAGGTATTCCGCCCAAAATTTCCTCGACAACGTGCTGCGCGGAGGCTTCCCCCTGACGGTAACGAAAGACAGGAGCAAAGTCTTCTATGTCTATTCCAGGAAGCACGGCGACCTGGAGAGGGATTATAACCAGTTCTACACTTCCCCGACCCTTTATTCCCAGGGCGATTCCAATTACAGGGACGTCAACCAGAACAGGCGAAACGACACGTTCTTCAATCCCGACGTCGGGATGTCCAACATTATCAACTTCATAAACTTCATACAGATGGACGGGTTCAATCCGCAAGGCGTGGACGGAGTGACATTCATATATAAGGGAGACAAAAAACTTCTCATAAGCCTTTTCGGATCCGGCGCGGAAAAGATGGAGGAGTTTTTCAGGAAGCCTTTCGCCCCGGGCGACATCTTCAAGTTCGCCGGATCCAATTCTATCAAGGCCGCCGTATCGAACGGGGAGATGCTCTCGAAGATACTCGAGCGCTCGGACGCCGGGCAGAATTCGCGGCATATCGACGGTTTCTGGAGCGACCACTGGTCCTATAATATGGACCTCATCGACAGTTTCCTGGCCGTCTATCCGGACAGGAGGAAGGAGCTATTCTCCGGGCGCAGGGATTTCACGTTCCACGACAGCCCTTACGTCGTCCTGCCGAGGCAGGATAAATACGTCTTGTGGGACGGAAAACCGGTCCAGTTGGGCGCGGTAAAGGTCGACGAGGAGAAGAGGAAGATGATCGCCGGCAGGAGATCGGAGAAGACGCTCGTCCGCAAAGTAAACGGCAAAGGAGATGTTTACAGGACCGACCTCATCACGAAACTCCTTATAATCGCGGTCAATAAGATAAATTCCATCGGGCCGGACGGCTGCGGCATCGAGATGGAGACGGATAAGCCGAACTGGTGCGACGCGCTTAACGGACTTCCGGGGCTCTTCGGGTCGTCCTCGAACGAGACATTTGAACTGAAGAGGCTGATAACCATGATCTCGAAGAACCTTGGCGGCAAGGCCCTCGAGCTTCCCGAGGAAGCCGTCGAGGCGATCAGGGATTCTAAAGACGCGCTAAACGGTTATCTCGGCGGGAGACTGGACGATCTCGGCATATGGGACAAACTGACCGCGATAAAAGAAA is part of the Candidatus Omnitrophota bacterium genome and encodes:
- a CDS encoding glucodextranase DOMON-like domain-containing protein; the encoded protein is MKRVPYFLFYMFVAMSAIFFMDQRMAGAFSGHPVLVGGATNDWIGTAPSEPNSWTISGGEYIWKDGVGDDTGNGSYTYPLQKALKGGCDLREFRLTYDDKNLYLLIKCDRPGDFWPPLRIIGIHKEGMVGGMTVLAQGDANEPNFDKGVSANLKVAPELACQYVIAISSSAYKGRIWDAEGKLVARKEGEKNDTPGFKVEGVNWNHVEAAIPLELIGGSPAGQVWKVIIAIGQQDFDVARKIDVDASEWNGGGGAPNNSNPYIYDLAGADKETQEKELGSYNLNAPFGDPDGFAVIAKSFLKIDFSNEGPGKLSRRGENGTETGFLSGVGVFFPALLSR
- a CDS encoding LacI family DNA-binding transcriptional regulator; its protein translation is MKKVTFKEISRIVGVSPMHVSRALAGHPYVKEELRREISKVAKKLNYSINPFGRGLSKNIQMKARMICVLTKYGNFFRTEYFVNLIDAISSNCRAKGYDVIMASLTDDESGNIKRLKNLVSYYKAGIIEGFVFIAPDLDAAEGFFLRAEKVNFVCAGSRIEAATKYVDVDNFRAGSEVGGYLIRLGHRRIAFVKGLEKRRDSRERQQGFLNALTASGIAPDEGLFISGDYSIPGGKKATAELFSRKKKPDAIFYANDLMAYGGLEFFKEKKIRVPREISIVGFDDLAASSRTEPPLTTVRQPYKEMGEAVMEAVSHPEFASRMITAKLIIRKSCDKPRRIG
- a CDS encoding glucodextranase DOMON-like domain-containing protein, which gives rise to MGKVAVLLAVGLVFSSVCFAEDAVTGHTIAVDKNIKDWTGVAPEQENSAAVSNGEYIWKDAAGDDTGNGKYTYPLDKALKKGADLKEFRVTFDKENLYILIKTDRPGDWWTGYKVIGIHKEGVEGGTQVLAQGDPDELNFDSGTFANLKAAPALSCQYVVAVSSTYKGRIYDEKGKMIARKEAQPDDTAGFKVDDFNWNAVEIAIPLSLIGGSPAGQTWKFIVAVGQQDNDIARKVLVEQSQYNGGGGAENGENPSAYDLAGADKATQEKDLGSYDPNASEGDLKGLATIEKSFLTVNFAK
- a CDS encoding glucodextranase DOMON-like domain-containing protein; translation: MARKPVFYLALASFFLLCSHAEAADRYGPFSGHSIKVDGSLADWVGVAPSSPNTGAISGGEFIWKDASGDDTGNGSYTYPKNAAFARAADLEEFRVTWDKKNVYFLVKTAMPGEWWAPYRVIAIDTDGAGGGGKGMQVIQQGYINAESADSGTFGELKVDDATAANYVIAIAGTYKGRIWDEKGNLIAKAAGESTDTRGFKIKDANACAIEIQVPQKIIGDPAGKIWRFIVACGLEDKERAREVYKVADEWHGGGGESTTAEDGVDPDFYDLAGLEKTTQETELSSYGSNKAPGDPSGFAEIKRSYLQVKFAPYPNAKNPK